In the Profundibacter amoris genome, GTTTAACCTTGTGATGATGGTTGAACGAATGGAGAATGACATGAACAAAGCATATTGGATCGCAGGCCTTGTAGCGGCCGGTTTGGGGATCGCAGGCATTGCCCAGGCCAACCCCGGCGGCATCGGGCGGCTCAGTTTCGAGCAACTGGACACCAATGGCGATGGCCGCCTGACCAGGGATGAAATGGCCGCCCGCGGACAGGCCCGTTTTGCCAAGGCGGATGCGAATGGCGACGGCATGCTGACAGCAGACGAGATGATGGCACAGGGCCGCGCAAGAATGGAACAGCGCATCAATCTGATGATCAAGAACCGCGATGCCAACGGT is a window encoding:
- a CDS encoding EF-hand domain-containing protein, which produces MNKAYWIAGLVAAGLGIAGIAQANPGGIGRLSFEQLDTNGDGRLTRDEMAARGQARFAKADANGDGMLTADEMMAQGRARMEQRINLMIKNRDANGDGMLSLEEMRANNVGDRLFARVDTDGDGAVTAEEFASAKAKWRMHRAGKPATE